GAGATTCCCCTAGGGGAATCTCGCCCGAAGCACAACAAATCCTCTGAGTCTTAGTGTAGCTTCTCCATTTGTCTTGTCTCCAAAACATCTAGGATATCAAGTTCTTTGTAGTATTTATTTTAAAATACTTTAGTTTAAAATATTGTTAAAAAATACATACTGGTCTATGATTATATTAAACTTATTTTAAAAAGGAGTGATAACATGAAAAAAAGCATCATGAGTTTGGTAATCGTCGCAATGTTGCTTATATCTTTTACTGGGGCTGGCAATGCTGCTTCAGGTGATAGCTTAGACGTCTACCATATCAGCAATAACGGCACTTTGGAATTCTATTTAAACGGGGAAGATTTCTATGGGGAATACATCCTGAAAAATGGGACTACTTACATGAAGTTGCGCGATGTCGGGGAAAACTTGGGCGTTCAGCTCTACTGGAACCAGTCTAAAAAAGAAGTGAGCTTTTATACAAACGGAAGCAGAGTGAGCATGAATATAGGCAGTCCTGTGGCATATATAGGAGGTCAGCGGATTAGCATTTCATCTCCATTTGCTGTTGACGGATACACTTACTTGCCACTCAGAAATATTTCTGAAGTTTTAGATATCCATGTGTACTACAAAGATTTGAGACCTCAAGAGAGAGCTATCAGGGAAGTAATATTCAGACATAATCCTAGCATGAGAGCAGAGGAGAAAAAGGGCACTTATTATTATAGTAACAATGAAATGAGATCGACTTTCTTCCTTTCAGCAGATAGCTATGATTTAGACACAAATACCATGGTTATGCATGCCTATTCGGTTGTAGTAGATCTAAAATATGGAGAAGGACATACAGCTACATGGGGATGGTATGATGTGGACTTAGATACAGGAGTTATCCAGGACGCTATTTCCTTAAAGTATTTAGATAACTATCTGTATCCTTCTATCTAAAACTGCATATAGCATTAAAAGTTAACTGGGATTTAAAATCTCAGTTTTTTCTTTCTTAAATGAATCTTTTAGATTTTTCTAGACATAACCTGACAAGACTAATAATAGTTTGGAGCCATCTTCTGACTAGAGCTAAATTTGATACGGTCAAATGTATACAAGAATAAGCCCGATATGCACCATAAAAAGGGAACTATATTGCGTTTTACGGAAGGTTTTTCAAGGGAGATGGAGCTGGATTCTATTTTTTGAGAGGGGAGATTGGAAGGCAGATAAATCTGGACATGACAAAACAGAGGTTCGGGAAACCTCTTTAAAAAAATCTATGCAGTTGATCCGACTGAAGAATATTCGGAGGCGATTCTATCTCCGACCGTTCTTCTCCCTTATAAGCGCTTCCAGATCGTCGT
This genomic window from Andreesenia angusta contains:
- a CDS encoding copper amine oxidase N-terminal domain-containing protein yields the protein MKKSIMSLVIVAMLLISFTGAGNAASGDSLDVYHISNNGTLEFYLNGEDFYGEYILKNGTTYMKLRDVGENLGVQLYWNQSKKEVSFYTNGSRVSMNIGSPVAYIGGQRISISSPFAVDGYTYLPLRNISEVLDIHVYYKDLRPQERAIREVIFRHNPSMRAEEKKGTYYYSNNEMRSTFFLSADSYDLDTNTMVMHAYSVVVDLKYGEGHTATWGWYDVDLDTGVIQDAISLKYLDNYLYPSI